Proteins from one Epinephelus moara isolate mb chromosome 1, YSFRI_EMoa_1.0, whole genome shotgun sequence genomic window:
- the LOC126397654 gene encoding calmodulin-like protein 4 — translation MAKFFTPVQINEYKECFSLYDKKQKGKIAANDLITVMRCLGTSPTFGEIERHLQVHKIEKTGELDFSTFLTMMHRQMQQEDPKAEILEALRMTDKQKKGYIQASELRAKLTKLGEKLTDKEVDELFKEANVKSNGTINYEEFTQMVTLPPVDY, via the exons ATG GCTAAATTCTTCACACCAGTTCAAATCAATG AATACAAGGAGTGCTTCTCTCTGTATGACAAGAAGCAAAAGGGCAAGATTGCTGCCAACGATCTGATCACAGTAATGCGCTGCCTGGGAACAAGCCCCACGTTTGGGGAAATTGAGAGGCATCTACAAGTTCACAAAATCG AAAAGACAGGCGAGCTGGACTTCTCCACATTTCTGACGATGATGCACAGACAGATGCAACAGGAAGACCCCAAGGCAGAAATCCTGGAGGCACTGAGGATGACGGACAAACAGAAGAAAGGCTACATCCAGGCGTCTGAGCTGCGGGCCAAGCTCACCAAGTTGGGGGAGAAACTCACAGACAAAGAAG TGGATGAACTCTTCAAAGAGGCAAACGTCAAGTCAAACGGGACCATCAACTATGAGGAGTTCACCCAGATGGTGACGCTGCCGCCTGTCGATTACTGA